In Candidatus Stygibacter australis, the following proteins share a genomic window:
- a CDS encoding BamA/TamA family outer membrane protein — protein sequence MKVIDWNSVITDFPIMNKILVSLVLICNIYLFAEMDSSLHAYPIMDYSDETSLSGGGVLIYIYRPEGQDKTVPPSLLKLQIDAGIKSSWTFELENEWQLEDGKYAVNLPFKIEEQRCELYKTGNDIELNDSQENEIRKFKVSFEMLRRWTKYHFGFTYKINSSKYKHEPDESLLQYNDKVLPVGGLCVGPGLTFQYNTLDNNYFPLSGVRMQFNLQTYSQALSSDYTFDRYSFNSSLYYKLAKLTTLALGMKVIMNVGDVPYQEMASLGDELRIFRSGQYADMNLVSLVSEIRSFPFSRAYWRRFGFVIFAEAGQSLSNFEDFYVTGTHYGFGVGIRYLLDIKEKYTLRLDSGLYKSQTSTDFGANEAF from the coding sequence GAATAGTGTGATTACAGACTTTCCCATTATGAATAAAATATTGGTAAGTTTGGTTTTGATCTGTAATATATATCTATTTGCAGAAATGGATAGCAGTCTGCATGCTTATCCCATCATGGATTATTCTGATGAGACCAGCTTGAGCGGTGGTGGAGTTTTGATTTATATATATCGTCCGGAGGGACAAGATAAAACTGTTCCTCCAAGTCTGCTAAAGCTTCAGATTGATGCCGGGATAAAATCAAGCTGGACATTTGAATTAGAAAATGAATGGCAGCTTGAAGATGGGAAATATGCTGTCAATTTACCATTTAAGATAGAAGAGCAACGCTGTGAATTATATAAAACGGGTAATGATATCGAACTTAATGACTCTCAGGAGAACGAAATACGCAAGTTCAAAGTTAGTTTTGAGATGCTGAGGCGATGGACGAAATACCATTTTGGTTTTACATACAAGATCAATAGCAGTAAGTATAAGCATGAACCTGATGAATCTTTGCTCCAATATAATGATAAGGTATTACCAGTGGGAGGTTTGTGTGTGGGACCTGGGTTAACCTTTCAATACAATACTCTGGATAATAATTATTTCCCCTTGAGTGGTGTCAGGATGCAGTTTAATCTTCAGACATATTCACAAGCTTTAAGCAGTGATTACACTTTTGACCGCTACAGTTTTAATTCATCATTATATTATAAGCTGGCAAAATTAACCACCCTGGCATTAGGAATGAAAGTAATTATGAATGTCGGTGATGTACCTTATCAGGAAATGGCTTCTCTGGGAGATGAACTGAGAATATTTCGTTCCGGTCAGTATGCAGATATGAATCTTGTTTCACTGGTGAGTGAGATCAGAAGTTTCCCCTTTTCCCGAGCTTATTGGCGTCGGTTTGGTTTTGTGATTTTTGCTGAAGCAGGACAAAGCCTCAGCAATTTTGAAGACTTTTACGTCACTGGTACTCATTATGGTTTTGGAGTCGGAATTCGATATTTGCTTGATATTAAAGAAAAATATACTCTCCGGCTTGATAGCGGGTTATATAAATCTCAAACGAGTACAGATTTTGGTGCAAATGAAGCATTTTAA